The Fibrobacterota bacterium genome contains the following window.
CATCCTGCAACTCATCGCCCAGGGCAAGCAGGATTCCCGGGGCCTGTTGGCCGAGCTCGAACGCGGGGCCGGCATCCTCGCGCCGGTTCCGGCGTCTACGGAAGAGAGTTCTACGGAAGAAAGTTCTACGCAAGTAGAGCCGAGCGAACCTGCCGATGACTTGCGCTTGCTGCGCCGTCTGGCCTTCGAACCCGAACGGCAATTGCAGAAGTTCTTCAACAAGATCGCCAAGCACGCGCATAAGCGGCGCAAGGACGGGGAGAGCCGCCTACGCTACGCCGACAAGCTGGTGGTAGAGTTCAACACCGGGCCCGAGCCCGTGCTAACGGCTTTGAGGGAATTGGAAGACGTACTCCGTCGCTTGGAGGGCATGCGCGCCGACCTCGCCCCGGACCTGCGCCGGGCGGCCGATCTGCTGCGCGATTTCCGCTCCGACCTGGATCATCTGGCCCATCCTTCCGGCAAGGCCGAGACGCATTGGATCGAGGAATTCCCCAATCCGCATAAGGCCCTTTTGCGCAGCGCCCCATTGTCCTTCGGCCCCGTCCTCACCGAGAAGTTCCTTCCCCAGGTCGAGGCCGCGGTATTCGTATCGCCCGCCTTGGCCATCGGAGACGACTTTTCCTTCTTCTTAGGGCAGACCGGCCTGGACTCGCGACCCGAGCGCCTGAAAACCATCCTGGTGCGCGGCCGCGGCGCGGACGAGCCCCTCGATCCCGTTTTCATCGCGCGTTATAGCCCGGTGCTGTCCAACCCGGGCGCCCTCCAGGCGATGACCGCCTCCCTGGCCCGCGGCCTCAAGGGGCTGCCGCGGCCGACCTTGGCGTTGTTCACCCATATCGGCATGCTGAAGCAGGCCCGGGCCCTGCTGGCCGAGCAATTGGGGCCCATGGGCCGCTTGGTGGTGGCCCAGCACGTGGACGGCGGGCGCGACAACCTGCTGCACTTGTTCCGGCATCGCCCGGATGCCTGCCTGCTGGCGACCGATGCCTTCGTGGAGAGCCTGGAGCCGGGGGATTCCCTACCCTCCCTGGTCGTGGTGACCAAGTTGCCCTTCCCCGTGCCCAGCGAGCCTTTGGTGGCTCCCCATCTGGAACGGCTACAAGAGGAGGGCAAGAACCCGCTCCATGAGTACTTGCTGCCCTGCGCCATCCTGCGCCTCAAGCAAGAGCTGAACCGCCTTCCCCGCGCGCCCGGCTCCCGTCTCGTGATCTGGATTCTCGATCCGCGCTTAGCCACCGAGAAATACGCGCGCTTCTTCCAACGGGGGCTCGGCCGCGAGGCCCGCATCTTCACCCGGGAAGAGGACCTGTTCGCGCGCACGGCGGAAGCCTTGGGCCTCGCCGCGGTAACGACGGTTCCCGGCGAAACGCTTGCGGAACCGGCCGCCGCGAAGCCCGTTACGGCCGCGGAGGCCATTGGGGCCGGTCCTGAAGCCATCGCGACAGCGCCGGAAATCGCAGCCACGGAAACGCTAGCCGGAATCGGGGAGACTCAAGCGGAGGCATGAAGGAGGTTGGCATGGAACCGGGAGGATTGGCGCGCTGGCAGTGGGACGGTTATCCGCTCTATCACCAGGCCCGGACGAACCTCTTGATCCACATCGTCCTCGTCCCCGTCTTCCTGGGCGGAAACATCGCCTTGATCGCCGGTCTCGTGCGGCTGTCCTGGGCCATGGCCCTGGCCGGCTTGGCCGCCATGATTATTTCCTTCGCGGCCCAGGGTTACGGGCATGGACGCGAGGCCAATCCCTCCATCCCTTTTTCAGGCCCCGCCAACGCCTTCGCGCGCATCTTCCTCGAACAATGGGTCACCTTCCCGCGCTTTTTCCTCACCGGCGGCTGGTCGCGCGCCTTGCGGTCCGTGCCTTTACGAATCCGCCAAAAAAACTAGTCTTTCTTTCGGACGGCCGCTCCCGACCCGCCTGCGCGGGAGCGGTTCAAAACCGGGAGAAACCGACTTATGCTGCGCTTCCTGCTTCTCATTTGCATCGCCATTTCCTTCCAAGCCTGCGAGCATGCCACCTCGGTCTGCGGTTGCGTCGTGGTGCCCCCCGCGTTGCAGGCGGACTTCCCCTCCGCCAAGGCCTTGAATGCCCGCTTGGGCCAGGGAGTCAATCTCGGCAACGCCTTGGATGCCTATCCCGCGGAAGGGGCCTGGGGCGTGACCCTC
Protein-coding sequences here:
- a CDS encoding 3'-5' exoribonuclease, whose product is MNPVRDFVAFDLETTGLERDTDRIIEIGAVRVREGAFEARMSRLARVDKPLTPLVESLTGIAYAQLAEADPLRAGLEEFLAFAGDLPLVAHNADFDAAFLSQALASEGFAPLANPVFDSLLLARTAWPRLDSHRLENLVAALGIPPQTAHRALPDAEQAAHVWLRAQEKLAGYAPAIRAALAHLLGPGPDHWRALFGGRAAGDAGASEDAGASADAGGVPGFDISGLLPRLAPGNTEATPGPGLAKPTASAESLFAGEAMGKAFAALSRPYQARSRQARVAAMAERAFQEGRVLALDADPGSGRALACLAAALRHGRARRRPVVYAAAARSRIERLAEREFPLLKALFPDARIEVLKPPSAYVSPRKLAGILAHPDTRLTGEERLALLPLLTWLEDAGDGDVAENSGFNFDRRKTLWSKLCSDSYAAEPEGHAYAAREKARRAHLVLITHELFLDDLALDFALLPPYEAIVFDDAHRLPEAGQLRLGREVGFFRLKHILQLIAQGKQDSRGLLAELERGAGILAPVPASTEESSTEESSTQVEPSEPADDLRLLRRLAFEPERQLQKFFNKIAKHAHKRRKDGESRLRYADKLVVEFNTGPEPVLTALRELEDVLRRLEGMRADLAPDLRRAADLLRDFRSDLDHLAHPSGKAETHWIEEFPNPHKALLRSAPLSFGPVLTEKFLPQVEAAVFVSPALAIGDDFSFFLGQTGLDSRPERLKTILVRGRGADEPLDPVFIARYSPVLSNPGALQAMTASLARGLKGLPRPTLALFTHIGMLKQARALLAEQLGPMGRLVVAQHVDGGRDNLLHLFRHRPDACLLATDAFVESLEPGDSLPSLVVVTKLPFPVPSEPLVAPHLERLQEEGKNPLHEYLLPCAILRLKQELNRLPRAPGSRLVIWILDPRLATEKYARFFQRGLGREARIFTREEDLFARTAEALGLAAVTTVPGETLAEPAAAKPVTAAEAIGAGPEAIATAPEIAATETLAGIGETQAEA
- a CDS encoding terminase, which codes for MKEVGMEPGGLARWQWDGYPLYHQARTNLLIHIVLVPVFLGGNIALIAGLVRLSWAMALAGLAAMIISFAAQGYGHGREANPSIPFSGPANAFARIFLEQWVTFPRFFLTGGWSRALRSVPLRIRQKN